In one Sphingobium indicum B90A genomic region, the following are encoded:
- a CDS encoding sulfatase family protein, whose translation MKTCMTGAMTRRTALAALGSAVAAPAVARGGRSGARRPNILYIMADDMGHADLGCYGSRDIRTPAIDAIAARGVKFGNAYANSCVCSPTRIALLTGRYQGRFRIGLEEPIAFNGDELSLPRGTRTLPGLLRDLGYATSLVGKWHVGELPASSPLDHGYDYFFGIASGGTDYFAHATTINGHEMGKLFENRTEIQRPGYLTDLLGAKAIDRMRLAARQDRPFFISLHFTAPHWPWQGPGDAAQGSAAADPRQMDGGNVRAYAAMMEGMDANVGRVLAELAALGLQEDTIVIFTSDNGGERFSDSWPLTGMKGELLEGGIRVPLIVSWPAHLPKGRDSAQVTMSMDALPTLLSAAGGDPGRVEGLDGIDLMPFLRDVDSRTDRTLFWRHRAGDQIAVRSGQWKYLRSYGRDYLFDLSQDERERADRKAAMPGKVAELKAAHAGWLAQMLPYPEHSYSEDMLGKFADRPRE comes from the coding sequence ATGAAGACATGCATGACCGGCGCGATGACGCGCCGGACGGCGCTCGCCGCCCTCGGTTCAGCGGTGGCGGCCCCCGCCGTCGCCCGCGGCGGGCGATCCGGCGCGCGCCGGCCCAACATCCTCTACATCATGGCAGACGACATGGGCCATGCCGACCTGGGCTGCTATGGCAGCCGCGACATCCGGACCCCGGCGATCGACGCCATCGCCGCGCGCGGCGTGAAGTTCGGCAACGCCTATGCCAATAGCTGCGTCTGCTCGCCCACCCGCATCGCCCTGCTGACCGGCCGTTACCAGGGGCGGTTCCGCATCGGGCTGGAGGAGCCGATCGCCTTCAACGGCGACGAACTGTCCCTGCCCCGCGGCACCCGGACCCTGCCCGGCCTGCTGCGCGATCTTGGCTACGCGACCTCGCTGGTCGGGAAATGGCATGTCGGGGAACTGCCGGCCTCCAGCCCGCTCGATCACGGCTATGACTATTTCTTCGGCATAGCGTCGGGCGGCACCGACTATTTCGCCCATGCGACCACCATCAACGGGCATGAGATGGGCAAGCTGTTCGAGAACCGGACGGAAATCCAGCGCCCCGGCTACCTGACGGACCTGCTCGGCGCGAAGGCGATCGATCGGATGCGGCTGGCGGCGCGGCAGGACCGCCCCTTCTTCATCAGCCTGCACTTCACCGCCCCCCATTGGCCCTGGCAGGGTCCGGGCGACGCCGCCCAGGGCAGCGCCGCCGCCGATCCCCGCCAGATGGACGGCGGCAATGTCCGCGCCTATGCCGCGATGATGGAGGGCATGGACGCCAATGTCGGCCGCGTGCTGGCCGAACTGGCGGCGTTGGGGCTGCAGGAGGACACGATCGTCATCTTCACCAGCGACAATGGCGGAGAGCGCTTTTCCGACAGTTGGCCGCTGACCGGGATGAAGGGCGAATTGCTGGAGGGCGGCATCCGCGTGCCCCTGATCGTCAGTTGGCCCGCCCATCTGCCCAAGGGGCGGGACAGCGCGCAGGTGACCATGTCGATGGACGCCCTGCCCACGCTGCTGTCGGCGGCGGGCGGCGACCCCGGCCGGGTGGAGGGGCTGGACGGCATCGACCTCATGCCCTTCCTGCGCGACGTCGACAGCAGGACCGACCGCACGCTGTTCTGGCGCCACCGCGCCGGCGACCAGATCGCGGTGCGCAGCGGCCAGTGGAAATATCTGCGGTCCTACGGGCGGGACTATCTGTTCGACCTGTCGCAGGACGAGCGCGAACGCGCCGACCGCAAGGCGGCGATGCCCGGCAAGGTCGCCGAACTCAAGGCCGCCCATGCCGGCTGGCTGGCGCAGATGCTGCCCTATCCGGAGCATAGCTATAGCGAGGACATGCTGGGCAAGTTCGCCGACCGCCCCAGGGAATGA
- a CDS encoding sigma-54-dependent Fis family transcriptional regulator yields the protein MASKALDDRSGRIDLWSKLRFDPGTGTVWLDEQRMLLLHAGSLGALRAEMVRTLGEGRAGALLMRMGYQSGVQDAEIARKMVGDRDYEEVFLLGPRLHKLEGLVQVETIQCELDLDAGRFHGEFRWTESWEAESQIAHFGIGEHATCWNQLGYASGYVSAFMGRPVIFRETMCKAKGDPHCTIVGEIASDLPADDPYLKAMRPEDIAGQLRAMAEEIGELRASLRREKQTGSLIGQSPAFLKSVNLLRRAADSNITVLLTGETGVGKEVFAHWLHDNGPRRDRPFVAINCGAIPHDLIESELFGVEPGAYTGAQRQRLGRFERADGGTLFLDEVGDLPLPAQVKLLRVLQTGEVERLGGDRPVHVDVRIVAATNVDLTSAVAARTFRADLFYRLNPFPVAIPPLRERAADIPLFVEALVERLARRHGKPVRGVSDQAMRALIAYHWPGNVRELENVLERGVLLAEPGGRIDVDTLSIMLEPDSREQAHVRPDGRLAVTGAPLIPDIERAPLLLADYEAALVGEALRRAGGNVADAARMLGMSRRQLDYRLKQGGG from the coding sequence ATGGCGAGCAAGGCGCTCGACGACCGATCGGGCCGGATCGACCTGTGGTCGAAATTGCGGTTCGACCCCGGCACCGGGACCGTCTGGCTGGACGAACAGCGGATGTTGCTGCTGCACGCCGGGTCGCTGGGCGCGCTGCGGGCGGAAATGGTGCGCACGCTGGGCGAAGGCCGGGCCGGCGCGCTGCTGATGCGCATGGGCTATCAATCCGGCGTGCAGGACGCCGAGATCGCCCGCAAGATGGTGGGCGACCGCGATTATGAGGAGGTCTTCCTGCTGGGCCCCCGGCTTCACAAGCTGGAGGGGCTGGTGCAGGTGGAGACCATCCAGTGCGAGCTGGACCTGGACGCCGGGCGTTTCCACGGCGAGTTCCGCTGGACCGAAAGCTGGGAGGCGGAAAGCCAGATCGCCCATTTCGGCATCGGCGAACATGCCACCTGCTGGAACCAGTTGGGCTATGCCTCCGGCTATGTCAGCGCCTTCATGGGCCGGCCGGTCATCTTCCGCGAGACGATGTGCAAGGCGAAGGGCGACCCGCATTGCACCATCGTGGGCGAGATCGCGTCCGACCTGCCGGCGGACGACCCCTATCTGAAGGCCATGCGCCCGGAGGACATAGCCGGGCAGTTGCGCGCCATGGCGGAGGAGATCGGGGAGCTGCGCGCATCCCTGCGGCGGGAAAAGCAGACCGGATCGTTGATCGGCCAGTCGCCCGCTTTCTTGAAGTCGGTGAACCTGCTGCGCCGCGCCGCCGACAGCAACATCACCGTCCTGCTGACCGGCGAGACGGGCGTCGGCAAGGAAGTGTTCGCCCATTGGCTGCACGACAACGGGCCGCGCCGCGACAGGCCCTTCGTTGCGATCAATTGCGGCGCCATCCCCCATGACCTGATCGAAAGCGAGCTGTTCGGCGTCGAGCCGGGCGCCTATACCGGCGCGCAGCGGCAGCGGCTGGGCCGGTTCGAGCGGGCGGACGGCGGCACGCTGTTCCTGGACGAGGTGGGCGACCTGCCTTTGCCCGCGCAGGTCAAGCTGCTGCGCGTGCTCCAGACCGGGGAGGTGGAGCGGCTGGGCGGCGACAGGCCGGTGCATGTCGACGTCCGCATCGTCGCGGCGACCAATGTCGACCTGACATCGGCGGTGGCGGCCAGGACGTTCCGCGCCGACCTCTTCTACCGGCTCAACCCCTTTCCCGTCGCCATCCCGCCGCTGCGCGAGCGGGCGGCCGACATTCCTCTGTTCGTCGAGGCGCTGGTGGAGCGGCTCGCCCGGCGGCACGGCAAGCCGGTGCGCGGCGTGTCGGACCAGGCGATGCGCGCGCTGATCGCCTATCATTGGCCGGGCAATGTGCGCGAGCTGGAAAATGTGCTGGAGCGCGGCGTGCTGCTGGCCGAACCGGGCGGGCGGATCGACGTCGACACCCTGTCGATCATGCTGGAGCCGGACAGCCGCGAACAGGCGCATGTGCGGCCGGACGGCAGGCTGGCGGTCACCGGCGCGCCGCTGATACCCGACATCGAACGGGCGCCGCTGCTGCTGGCGGATTATGAGGCCGCGCTGGTGGGGGAGGCGCTGCGCCGCGCCGGGGGCAATGTCGCGGATGCGGCGCGCATGCTCGGCATGTCCCGGCGGCAGCTGGACTATCGATTGAAGCAGGGCGGCGGCTGA
- a CDS encoding NADH:ubiquinone reductase (Na(+)-transporting) subunit F yields MSYTLTIETTGDEVEVAEGQTILDACLRAGIWLPHACCHGLCATCKIQVTDGEIDHGEASSFALMDFERDEGKALACCARLESDASIEADIEEDPDALGIPVEDFEGVVTRIDPLTPTIRGVHVALNRPIRFQAGQYVNLTVGEEGVLTRAFSLASDPHAPDAVELNIRIVPGGVGTTWIHEHLKEGDRVKLSGPYGRFFVRHSAKAPLLFLAGGSGLSSPRSMILDLIARNETLPITLVYGARSREELYYHEEFEALAAAHANFRYIPALSDEPADSGWTGFRGYVHEAARAAFDNDFRGHKAYLCGPPVMIEACLAALMQGRLFEKDIYTEKFFSAADAQQVRSPLFRRI; encoded by the coding sequence ATGAGCTATACCCTGACCATCGAGACCACCGGCGACGAGGTGGAAGTGGCGGAGGGGCAAACCATCCTCGACGCCTGCCTGCGCGCAGGCATCTGGTTGCCGCATGCCTGTTGTCATGGCCTGTGCGCGACCTGCAAGATCCAGGTGACGGACGGCGAAATCGACCATGGGGAGGCTTCCAGCTTCGCGCTGATGGATTTCGAGCGCGACGAGGGCAAGGCGCTGGCCTGCTGCGCGCGCCTTGAAAGCGACGCCAGCATAGAGGCGGATATAGAGGAAGACCCCGACGCGCTGGGAATCCCGGTCGAGGATTTCGAGGGCGTCGTCACCCGCATCGATCCGCTGACCCCGACGATCAGGGGCGTCCATGTCGCGCTGAACCGGCCGATCCGCTTCCAGGCGGGGCAATATGTGAACCTGACGGTGGGGGAGGAGGGGGTTCTGACCCGCGCCTTCTCCCTTGCCAGCGATCCCCATGCGCCCGACGCCGTCGAACTCAATATCCGCATCGTGCCGGGCGGCGTCGGCACGACATGGATACATGAGCATCTGAAGGAGGGCGACCGGGTGAAGCTGTCCGGCCCCTATGGCCGCTTCTTCGTGCGCCATTCGGCGAAGGCGCCCCTGCTTTTCCTGGCCGGCGGTTCGGGCCTGTCCTCGCCCCGGTCGATGATCCTCGACCTGATCGCCCGCAACGAGACGCTGCCGATCACGCTGGTCTATGGCGCGCGCAGCCGGGAGGAGCTTTATTATCATGAGGAGTTCGAGGCGCTGGCGGCGGCCCATGCCAATTTCCGCTATATCCCCGCGCTTTCGGATGAGCCGGCGGACAGCGGCTGGACGGGTTTTCGCGGCTATGTCCACGAAGCCGCACGGGCGGCGTTCGACAATGATTTCCGCGGGCACAAGGCCTATCTTTGCGGTCCGCCGGTGATGATCGAGGCCTGCCTTGCCGCGCTGATGCAGGGGCGGCTGTTCGAAAAGGACATCTACACCGAAAAATTCTTCTCCGCCGCCGACGCGCAGCAGGTTCGAAGTCCGCTTTTCAGGCGCATCTGA
- a CDS encoding phenol hydroxylase subunit P4, with translation MAVKAIDTYEFEPADKAENFHGACVIYAGWDGHLLFSSPYAWPLPPDLPFAHFIAGPMAEIFGQHPDWAGIDWNSAVWTRNGEAFVPDMQAGIAANGLRHKDALRFRTPGLDGLNGAGI, from the coding sequence GACACCTATGAATTCGAACCGGCCGACAAGGCCGAAAATTTCCACGGCGCCTGCGTCATCTATGCCGGCTGGGACGGGCATCTGCTCTTTTCCAGCCCCTATGCCTGGCCGTTGCCGCCGGACCTGCCCTTCGCGCACTTCATCGCCGGACCCATGGCGGAGATTTTCGGCCAGCATCCCGACTGGGCGGGGATCGACTGGAACAGCGCCGTCTGGACCCGCAACGGCGAAGCCTTCGTCCCCGACATGCAGGCCGGCATCGCCGCCAACGGCCTCAGGCACAAGGATGCGTTGCGATTCCGCACGCCGGGCCTGGATGGCCTGAACGGAGCCGGCATCTGA